From the Phycisphaerales bacterium AB-hyl4 genome, one window contains:
- a CDS encoding Fe(2+)-trafficking protein — MATLEERIAQWEQMAREAPDDMAFFSLGSAYREAERFEDADRAFAKAIEMNDGMSRAYQLRGQVLIKLGREEEAGDLLTTGYKVAAERGDVMPQRAIGSMLEKLGKPLPEVQSAEERKAEVESDDTVLDRRTGQPQQRLPDPPMRGPVGKFIYDHFGQETWRTWIGQGTKVINELRLDFSNPQHQDVYEQYMLEWLQVTREEVDEYAKQAEQE; from the coding sequence ATGGCAACACTCGAAGAACGTATCGCACAATGGGAACAGATGGCCCGCGAGGCGCCGGATGACATGGCCTTTTTCAGCCTCGGCAGCGCGTATCGCGAGGCCGAGCGATTCGAAGACGCCGACCGCGCCTTCGCCAAGGCCATCGAGATGAACGACGGCATGTCGCGCGCCTACCAGCTTCGCGGCCAGGTGCTCATCAAGCTCGGTCGGGAGGAAGAAGCCGGCGACCTGCTCACCACCGGCTACAAAGTCGCCGCCGAGCGCGGCGACGTCATGCCTCAGCGCGCTATCGGCTCCATGCTCGAAAAGCTCGGCAAGCCGCTGCCGGAAGTTCAAAGCGCCGAAGAGCGCAAGGCCGAGGTCGAATCCGACGACACCGTCCTCGACCGCCGCACCGGCCAACCGCAGCAACGCCTCCCCGACCCGCCCATGCGCGGCCCCGTGGGCAAGTTCATCTACGACCACTTCGGCCAGGAAACCTGGCGCACCTGGATCGGCCAGGGCACGAAGGTCATCAACGAACTCCGCCTCGATTTCTCCAACCCGCAGCACCAAGACGTCTACGAACAGTACATGCTCGAATGGCTCCAGGTCACACGCGAGGAAGTCGACGAATACGCAAAGCAGGCTGAACAGGAATAA
- a CDS encoding Gfo/Idh/MocA family protein — translation MPQVALVGGAHIHTPNFVKKLAETEHIVTRYVWDPDRRIAEARQDVTGGDVVGDVDTIWADKSVDAVVICSQTDLHEELVLAAARAGKHMFVEKPLGMDGTDAWQMAKAINDADVIFQTGYFMRGNPQIQYLRQLLQEGTLGRITRYRLSNCHSGSLRGLFDTDWRWMADPDRAGCGAFGDLGTHALDLLLWLTEDDAVESCTGHVDVAAARYGNQCDEFGEGMLRFRSGAIATLAGGWVDVANPNSLEISGTEGHARITHGELFLTTSNLPDADGKSPWTTDLPDAWPHAFDLFLQAINGDDNVPLVRADEAALRSSIMTAIYQAAEQQTWVTPKVG, via the coding sequence ATGCCCCAGGTCGCACTCGTCGGCGGTGCTCACATTCACACGCCCAACTTCGTGAAAAAGCTCGCAGAGACCGAACACATTGTCACGCGGTACGTGTGGGATCCCGACCGCCGGATCGCCGAAGCTCGGCAGGATGTCACGGGCGGCGATGTCGTCGGCGACGTCGACACCATCTGGGCAGACAAGAGCGTCGACGCGGTGGTCATCTGCTCCCAGACCGACCTGCATGAAGAACTGGTGCTCGCCGCAGCGCGAGCGGGCAAGCATATGTTCGTCGAAAAGCCGTTGGGCATGGATGGCACGGACGCCTGGCAGATGGCCAAAGCCATCAACGACGCCGATGTCATCTTCCAAACAGGCTACTTCATGCGAGGCAACCCGCAGATCCAGTACCTCCGCCAGTTGCTGCAGGAGGGCACGCTCGGCAGGATCACGCGCTATCGTCTGAGCAACTGCCACAGCGGCTCGCTACGCGGCCTGTTCGACACCGACTGGCGCTGGATGGCCGACCCTGACCGAGCCGGCTGCGGCGCGTTCGGCGACCTCGGCACGCACGCGCTCGACCTGCTGCTCTGGCTCACCGAAGACGACGCGGTCGAGTCATGCACCGGCCACGTCGACGTCGCGGCCGCCCGCTATGGCAACCAGTGCGACGAGTTCGGCGAAGGCATGCTCCGCTTCCGCTCCGGCGCGATCGCCACCCTCGCGGGCGGGTGGGTTGATGTCGCGAACCCCAACAGCCTCGAAATCTCCGGCACGGAAGGCCACGCCCGCATCACGCACGGCGAACTCTTCCTCACCACCAGCAACCTGCCCGACGCCGACGGCAAATCACCCTGGACCACCGATCTGCCCGATGCCTGGCCACATGCGTTCGACCTGTTCCTCCAGGCGATCAACGGTGACGACAATGTCCCGCTCGTCCGCGCGGACGAGGCAGCATTGCGGTCGAGCATTATGACCGCGATCTACCAGGCAGCCGAGCAGCAGACATGGGTCACGCCGAAAGTGGGATGA
- the tadA gene encoding tRNA adenosine(34) deaminase TadA — protein sequence MKTAIAIALAGSFQQPGPAVTLARTVVDLIPANPDHDEAMMRLALTEADRAAAMGEVPVGAVIVQGDVVLARAHNRRESDADPTAHAELLAMRAAAQQLGTWRMDECTLYVTLEPCPMCAGALVNARMGRLVYGCTDPKMGCVDTLYHLCTDTRFNHRLMVRGGLLAEDCAAMLQRFFQARRGREKPPKPRPGGLG from the coding sequence TTGAAAACCGCGATTGCGATCGCTTTGGCTGGCTCGTTTCAGCAGCCGGGGCCAGCCGTTACACTTGCCCGCACTGTGGTTGACCTTATTCCCGCCAATCCCGACCATGACGAAGCGATGATGCGCCTCGCGCTCACGGAGGCCGACCGCGCCGCCGCGATGGGCGAAGTGCCGGTCGGGGCGGTCATCGTGCAAGGCGACGTCGTGCTGGCGCGGGCCCACAATCGGCGGGAAAGCGACGCGGACCCGACCGCCCACGCGGAGCTGCTCGCGATGCGCGCCGCGGCGCAGCAGCTTGGTACGTGGCGGATGGACGAATGCACCCTCTACGTCACGCTTGAGCCGTGCCCCATGTGTGCCGGGGCGCTGGTCAACGCCCGCATGGGCCGACTCGTCTACGGCTGCACCGACCCGAAAATGGGCTGCGTCGATACGCTCTACCATCTGTGCACCGACACACGTTTCAACCATCGGCTGATGGTGCGTGGCGGCCTGCTGGCGGAAGACTGTGCCGCGATGTTGCAGCGTTTTTTTCAAGCCCGGCGCGGGCGCGAAAAGCCGCCCAAGCCACGGCCGGGCGGGTTGGGATGA